Proteins from a genomic interval of Phenylobacterium sp. LH3H17:
- a CDS encoding acyl-CoA dehydrogenase family protein, whose translation MHVAWSPEDLAFRDEVRAFLDAELTPAMRHETRLMTSVYAPHELSVAWQAILHARGWAAPAWPVEYGGCGWSAAQRYIFASELAAAGAPPLSPMGIGMCGPVLIGHGSPEQKAHYLPRMLTGEHQWCQGYSEPGSGSDLASLQMAAVDDSDHFVCTGHKLWTTHANVANWIFCLVRTSQERIPQQGITFLLIDMAAPGIEVRPILMLSGEHIQNDVFFTDVRVPKANVVGKVGEGWTVAKYLMEFERGGGVSTPGLKARLDRIREMAAKEGVLAAPGFASRLAQLSIEIDALAAVELQILSNLSQGDAPGAKSSMMKTVGTELSQRLTELALEAAGDYAAAYQPHATRPGGPTPNYRPPADQGHVGPDHSLTVAAKYLNDRAGSIYAGTNEIQRNIMAKAVLGL comes from the coding sequence ATGCATGTCGCCTGGAGCCCGGAAGACCTCGCCTTCCGAGACGAGGTCCGCGCCTTCCTCGACGCTGAGCTGACCCCGGCCATGCGACATGAGACGCGGCTGATGACCAGCGTCTACGCCCCTCACGAGCTCTCCGTGGCCTGGCAGGCGATCCTGCACGCCCGCGGATGGGCGGCGCCGGCCTGGCCGGTGGAGTATGGGGGCTGCGGCTGGAGCGCGGCCCAGCGCTACATATTCGCCAGCGAACTCGCCGCCGCCGGCGCTCCGCCCCTGTCACCCATGGGGATCGGCATGTGCGGCCCGGTGCTCATCGGCCATGGTTCGCCCGAGCAGAAGGCCCATTACCTGCCGCGCATGCTGACCGGCGAGCACCAGTGGTGCCAGGGTTATTCCGAGCCCGGCTCAGGCTCGGACCTGGCCTCCCTGCAGATGGCCGCGGTGGACGACAGCGACCATTTCGTCTGCACCGGCCACAAGCTGTGGACCACCCACGCCAATGTCGCCAACTGGATCTTCTGCCTGGTGCGCACCTCCCAGGAGCGCATCCCTCAGCAGGGGATCACCTTCCTGCTGATCGACATGGCCGCGCCGGGGATCGAGGTGCGCCCGATCCTGATGCTGTCGGGAGAGCACATCCAGAACGACGTCTTCTTCACCGACGTTCGCGTCCCCAAGGCCAATGTGGTGGGCAAGGTCGGCGAGGGCTGGACAGTCGCCAAGTACCTGATGGAGTTCGAGCGCGGCGGTGGGGTCTCGACGCCCGGCCTGAAGGCGCGGCTCGACCGCATCCGGGAGATGGCCGCCAAGGAAGGCGTGCTGGCCGCTCCCGGCTTCGCTTCGCGCCTGGCCCAACTCTCCATCGAGATCGACGCCCTGGCCGCGGTGGAGCTGCAGATCCTCTCGAACCTCAGCCAAGGCGACGCGCCCGGCGCCAAGTCCTCGATGATGAAGACCGTCGGCACCGAGCTCAGCCAGCGGCTGACCGAACTGGCCCTGGAGGCGGCCGGCGACTACGCCGCCGCCTACCAGCCCCACGCCACGCGGCCCGGCGGCCCGACGCCCAACTACCGGCCGCCCGCCGACCAGGGCCATGTCGGGCCTGACCACAGCCTGACGGTGGCGGCCAAGTACCTGAACGACAGGGCGGGCTCGATCTATGCCGGCACGAACGAGATCCAGCGCAACATCATGGCCAAGGCGGTCCTGGGGCTGTAG
- a CDS encoding beta-glucosidase, protein MQPWMNTALSPDARAELLIAELTLDEMISLVHGPMPALVSSPPADAAMGAGYIPGVARLGIPPLNETDASLGIANPRKVRPGDGATGLPSGLALASTWDPELAYAAGAMVGSEARDKGFNVLLGGGANLTREPRCGRNFEYLGEDPLLSGVLAGEAIRGAQSNDIVCTLKHFALNDQETCRHVVDARIDEGALRESDLLAFQIAIERGDPGSVMCAYNRVNGEWAGENDFLLNQVLKADWAYPGWVMSDWGAVHTTAKAALAGLDQESGEQLDKQVFFGELLKEAVQQGEVPFERLANMVHRILRSLIAHGVFDRPAERRETDYEANAKVAQAAAEAGIVLLKNDGVLPLSGVRKVALIGAHADVGVLSGGGSSQVIAPGEQGLEIPVTMGPSSAFSRITYHPSAPLAALRGLLGNVAVSYDAGTDPVTAAEAARDADVAIVFADQWCTEAEDLPTLSLPGGQDALIAAVAATGVKTVVVLETGTPVLTPWLDEVAALLQAWYPGVRGGEAIARVLTGEVNPSGRLPISFPRSTDDLVRPQIPGMIFGPPVEGKTIPTSFPGVQQHKGRFSVEHPEGADVGYRWFARAGKPTRFPFGFGLSYSRFGYSGLTVEGGETLTVSFDVTNIGDRAGIDTPQVYATVAGGPRLIGWSRVALAAGETRRVTVTADPRLLASYDVSLPGWRIAAGVVAVAVGTSAETMTLRGEATLAARTLKP, encoded by the coding sequence ATGCAGCCCTGGATGAACACGGCCCTGTCGCCAGACGCGCGGGCCGAGCTGCTGATCGCCGAGCTGACCCTCGACGAGATGATCTCCTTGGTCCACGGCCCCATGCCGGCCCTGGTCTCTTCCCCGCCGGCCGACGCGGCGATGGGAGCGGGCTACATCCCCGGCGTGGCGCGCCTGGGCATCCCGCCGCTGAATGAGACGGACGCCAGCCTTGGGATCGCCAACCCGCGCAAGGTCCGCCCCGGAGACGGCGCCACCGGCCTGCCGTCGGGCCTGGCGCTCGCCTCCACCTGGGATCCGGAGCTGGCCTACGCCGCCGGGGCCATGGTCGGCTCCGAGGCCCGCGACAAGGGCTTCAACGTGCTGCTGGGCGGCGGCGCCAACCTGACCCGGGAGCCGCGCTGCGGGCGCAATTTCGAATATCTGGGCGAGGATCCGCTGCTGTCCGGGGTGCTGGCCGGCGAGGCGATCCGCGGCGCCCAGTCCAACGACATCGTCTGCACGCTGAAGCACTTCGCGCTCAACGACCAGGAGACCTGCCGCCACGTGGTGGACGCCCGCATCGACGAGGGTGCCTTACGCGAGAGCGACCTATTGGCCTTCCAGATCGCCATCGAGCGTGGCGATCCAGGCTCGGTCATGTGCGCCTATAACCGGGTCAACGGCGAATGGGCCGGAGAGAACGACTTCCTGCTGAACCAGGTGCTGAAAGCCGACTGGGCCTACCCCGGCTGGGTGATGAGCGACTGGGGGGCGGTGCACACCACGGCCAAGGCGGCCCTGGCCGGCCTCGATCAGGAGAGCGGCGAGCAACTCGACAAGCAGGTCTTCTTCGGTGAGCTGCTGAAGGAGGCGGTGCAGCAGGGCGAGGTGCCGTTCGAGCGGCTCGCGAACATGGTCCACCGCATCCTGCGCAGCCTGATCGCCCACGGGGTATTCGACCGGCCCGCCGAGCGGCGCGAGACCGACTACGAAGCCAACGCCAAGGTGGCCCAGGCCGCCGCCGAGGCCGGTATCGTGCTGCTGAAGAACGACGGCGTCCTGCCGCTCTCGGGCGTCCGCAAGGTGGCGTTGATCGGAGCCCATGCCGATGTGGGCGTGCTGTCCGGCGGTGGCTCGTCCCAGGTGATCGCGCCGGGCGAACAGGGGCTGGAGATCCCGGTGACCATGGGGCCGTCCTCGGCCTTCTCGCGGATCACCTACCATCCCTCCGCGCCGCTGGCCGCCCTGCGGGGCCTGCTGGGCAATGTCGCCGTGTCCTATGACGCCGGGACCGATCCCGTGACCGCCGCCGAAGCCGCCCGCGACGCCGACGTGGCCATCGTCTTTGCCGACCAGTGGTGCACCGAGGCCGAGGACCTGCCGACGCTCAGCCTGCCGGGCGGCCAGGACGCCTTGATCGCCGCCGTGGCGGCGACGGGGGTGAAGACCGTGGTGGTGCTGGAGACCGGGACACCGGTCCTGACGCCGTGGCTGGATGAGGTCGCCGCCCTGCTGCAGGCCTGGTATCCCGGCGTGCGCGGCGGCGAGGCCATCGCCCGGGTCCTCACGGGCGAGGTCAATCCCTCGGGCCGCCTGCCGATCAGCTTCCCGCGCTCCACCGACGACCTGGTCCGGCCTCAGATCCCCGGCATGATCTTCGGCCCGCCGGTGGAGGGGAAGACCATCCCCACCTCCTTCCCGGGCGTGCAGCAGCACAAGGGCCGCTTCTCCGTGGAGCACCCGGAGGGCGCCGACGTCGGCTATCGCTGGTTCGCCCGGGCCGGCAAGCCGACCCGGTTCCCGTTCGGTTTCGGCCTCTCCTATTCGCGGTTCGGCTATTCGGGGCTGACCGTCGAGGGCGGCGAGACCCTGACCGTGAGCTTTGACGTCACCAATATCGGCGACCGGGCCGGGATCGACACGCCGCAGGTCTATGCGACTGTGGCCGGCGGACCGCGGCTCATCGGCTGGTCGCGCGTGGCCCTGGCCGCGGGCGAGACCCGCCGGGTGACCGTGACCGCCGATCCGCGCCTGCTGGCGAGCTACGATGTCAGCCTGCCCGGCTGGCGCATCGCGGCAGGCGTGGTCGCGGTGGCCGTCGGGACGTCGGCGGAGACGATGACCCTGCGCGGCGAGGCGACGCTCGCGGCTCGGACATTGAAGCCTTAA
- a CDS encoding amidohydrolase family protein, which produces MRTLSVSLAALTLAAFASTGHAQNLAITNARILTAGPAGEIANGTILVVGGKITAVAGADKALSIASGIPVIDAKGATVTPGLVATNTLLGAVEVRSLGDDLTVDNPDIGASFDVQYALNPDSTLIPVARLAGITRAIVTPIPARGGGGGEHADDGGEAEQYTAGGGGDSKSHALFAGQAAVIHLADGPDILVKPKVGMVVPFGDGGAKVAGGARGAEIVALKAAFRDVRDYMRDKAAYDRAGVRDLALSKADLEALIPVIQGRMPIIASAHKVSDIRAVLKFAREEGVKLILSGAEEGWMAAREIAAAGVPVLTDPLSDRPESFELLASTLENAARLQAAGVMVAIEGSGGAHRVREMRYNAGNAVAYGMPYSAALAAVTINPARIFGVSDTIGSIEAGKDADLVIWTGDPLEPLSQATAVYIKGVSQPMTSRQTELRDRYKTLNGPYPAAYPK; this is translated from the coding sequence ATGCGTACCCTATCCGTCAGCCTCGCGGCCCTGACCCTCGCCGCCTTCGCCTCGACCGGCCACGCCCAGAACCTGGCGATCACCAATGCGCGGATACTCACCGCCGGTCCGGCGGGCGAGATCGCCAACGGGACCATCCTGGTGGTGGGCGGCAAGATCACCGCCGTTGCAGGCGCCGACAAGGCGCTGTCGATCGCCTCGGGCATCCCCGTCATCGACGCCAAGGGCGCAACCGTGACGCCGGGCCTGGTGGCGACCAATACCCTGCTGGGCGCCGTGGAGGTCCGTTCGCTGGGCGACGACCTCACCGTCGACAACCCAGACATCGGCGCGTCCTTCGACGTCCAGTACGCGCTCAACCCGGACTCCACCCTGATCCCGGTGGCGCGGCTGGCCGGCATCACCCGGGCCATCGTCACGCCCATCCCGGCGCGGGGCGGCGGAGGCGGCGAGCACGCCGACGACGGCGGCGAGGCCGAGCAGTACACGGCCGGCGGCGGCGGGGATTCCAAGTCCCACGCCCTGTTCGCCGGCCAGGCAGCGGTGATCCACCTGGCCGACGGACCCGACATCCTGGTCAAACCGAAGGTCGGCATGGTGGTGCCCTTCGGCGACGGCGGAGCCAAGGTGGCCGGCGGCGCGCGCGGGGCCGAGATCGTGGCGCTGAAGGCCGCCTTCCGCGACGTGCGCGACTACATGCGCGACAAAGCCGCCTATGACCGGGCCGGGGTGCGCGACCTGGCCCTGTCCAAGGCCGATCTCGAGGCCTTGATCCCCGTGATCCAGGGCCGAATGCCGATCATCGCGTCGGCGCACAAGGTCTCCGACATCCGCGCGGTGCTGAAATTCGCCCGCGAGGAAGGGGTCAAGCTGATCCTCAGCGGCGCCGAAGAGGGCTGGATGGCCGCCCGCGAGATCGCCGCGGCCGGGGTTCCCGTCCTGACCGATCCGCTGAGCGACCGGCCTGAGAGCTTCGAGTTGCTGGCCTCCACCCTGGAGAACGCCGCGCGCCTGCAGGCTGCGGGCGTAATGGTCGCCATCGAGGGGTCGGGCGGCGCCCACCGGGTGCGGGAGATGCGCTACAACGCCGGCAACGCGGTGGCCTATGGCATGCCCTATTCAGCGGCCCTGGCGGCGGTGACGATCAATCCAGCCAGGATTTTCGGGGTGTCCGACACCATCGGCTCCATTGAGGCCGGCAAGGACGCCGACCTGGTGATCTGGACCGGCGACCCGCTCGAGCCGCTCTCCCAGGCCACGGCGGTATACATCAAGGGCGTGAGCCAGCCGATGACCTCGCGGCAGACCGAGCTGCGGGATCGCTACAAGACCCTCAACGGCCCCTATCCGGCAGCGTACCCAAAGTAG
- a CDS encoding amidohydrolase gives MRRVWTAVALIAATALGGCATAAAPTKKPTGESAKARPLAKGLDAANNGDPYASTYRPLPSRPTALVGASVFTGTGGLIENGTVLMREGKVEAVGAGLAAPAGYELVDARGKYVTPGLIDTHSHLGVYPSPAVPAHSDGNELTDPNTAGVWAEHSVWPQDPGFNLARSGGVTTIMVLPGSGNLIGGRSVTLRNVPARTTQDMKYPGAPYGLKMACGENPKRVYGGRTRAPSTRMGNVAGYRTAWINAADYGRKWDDYRAKADRGEKADPPKRDLQLDTLVGVLKGEILVENHCYRADEMIQMIGVAQEFGYKITAFHHASEAYKVADILAKNDICTATWANWWGSKLEAWDGIEANAALVHAAGGCAIIKSDDPDVIQRLNQEAAEALAAGRAGGLTISEAEAMTWITANPAKALGLTDTGALEPGKRADVVLWDKNPFSIYARAERVYLDGAIAYDRKDPRYQPKSDFELGQGANR, from the coding sequence ATGAGAAGAGTTTGGACGGCGGTCGCGCTGATCGCGGCCACGGCCCTGGGCGGGTGCGCCACGGCCGCCGCGCCCACCAAGAAACCCACCGGGGAGAGCGCCAAGGCGCGCCCCCTGGCCAAGGGCCTGGACGCCGCCAACAATGGCGATCCCTACGCCTCCACCTACCGCCCACTGCCGTCGCGGCCGACCGCCTTGGTCGGCGCCAGCGTCTTCACCGGGACCGGCGGCCTGATCGAGAACGGCACGGTGCTGATGCGCGAAGGCAAGGTCGAGGCGGTGGGCGCGGGCCTGGCCGCTCCAGCCGGTTACGAGTTGGTCGACGCCCGCGGCAAGTACGTGACCCCGGGCCTGATCGACACTCACTCCCACCTCGGCGTCTATCCCTCTCCGGCTGTGCCCGCCCACTCCGACGGCAATGAGCTGACAGATCCCAACACCGCCGGGGTCTGGGCCGAGCACTCGGTCTGGCCGCAGGACCCGGGCTTCAATCTGGCCCGCTCCGGGGGCGTGACCACCATCATGGTGCTGCCGGGGTCCGGCAATCTGATCGGCGGCCGCTCCGTCACCCTGCGCAACGTGCCGGCCCGCACCACTCAGGACATGAAGTATCCCGGCGCGCCCTACGGCCTGAAGATGGCCTGCGGCGAGAACCCCAAGCGGGTCTATGGCGGCCGCACCCGCGCGCCCTCGACCCGGATGGGCAATGTGGCCGGCTACCGCACCGCCTGGATCAACGCGGCCGACTACGGCCGCAAGTGGGACGACTACCGCGCCAAGGCCGATCGTGGAGAGAAAGCCGATCCGCCCAAGCGCGACCTGCAGCTCGACACCCTGGTGGGCGTGCTGAAAGGCGAAATCCTGGTGGAGAACCACTGCTACCGGGCCGACGAGATGATCCAGATGATCGGGGTCGCCCAGGAGTTCGGCTACAAGATCACCGCCTTCCACCACGCCTCGGAGGCCTACAAGGTCGCCGACATCCTGGCGAAGAACGACATCTGCACCGCCACCTGGGCCAACTGGTGGGGCTCGAAGCTGGAAGCCTGGGACGGCATTGAGGCCAATGCGGCCCTCGTCCACGCCGCCGGCGGCTGCGCGATCATCAAGTCCGACGACCCCGACGTCATCCAGCGCCTGAACCAGGAAGCCGCCGAGGCGCTCGCCGCCGGCCGCGCGGGAGGCCTCACGATCAGCGAGGCCGAGGCGATGACGTGGATCACCGCCAACCCGGCCAAGGCGCTGGGCCTCACCGACACCGGCGCCCTGGAGCCCGGCAAGCGGGCCGACGTGGTGCTGTGGGACAAGAACCCCTTCTCGATCTATGCCCGCGCGGAGCGGGTCTATCTGGACGGCGCGATCGCCTACGACCGCAAGGACCCGCGCTACCAGCCCAAGTCTGACTTCGAACTCGGCCAGGGGGCCAACCGCTGA
- a CDS encoding PaaI family thioesterase, whose product MSDDLTEEQAAVVPDGYVINLWQRGFGRTVGPFYSKRDEAANAEVMAFRVEEHHANGMNNCHGGMLMSFADMAWGRVISNQREIGWVTVRVTTDFLSGAHMGDWVEGTSEIIAEQDDVFTVRGRIWCGERTLITGTGVYKGIRSIVRKPGEREVRGVA is encoded by the coding sequence ATGTCCGACGATCTGACCGAAGAGCAGGCCGCCGTCGTTCCAGACGGCTATGTCATCAATCTCTGGCAGCGCGGCTTCGGCCGCACGGTCGGTCCGTTCTATTCGAAGCGCGACGAGGCGGCGAACGCGGAGGTCATGGCCTTCCGCGTGGAGGAGCACCACGCCAACGGCATGAACAATTGCCATGGCGGCATGCTGATGAGTTTCGCCGACATGGCCTGGGGCCGGGTGATCTCCAACCAGCGCGAGATCGGCTGGGTGACCGTGCGCGTGACCACCGATTTCCTTTCCGGCGCCCATATGGGCGACTGGGTGGAGGGGACCAGCGAGATCATCGCCGAGCAGGACGACGTCTTCACCGTCCGCGGCCGGATCTGGTGCGGCGAGCGCACTCTGATCACCGGCACCGGCGTCTACAAGGGTATCCGCTCCATCGTGCGCAAGCCGGGCGAGCGGGAAGTTCGAGGGGTGGCGTAG
- a CDS encoding alpha/beta fold hydrolase, producing MALDPAIKEGAPVGYDDRPIHSEPGALPPEVQAPLAPFRGQEPDAPTWFRDAIAQEPERTFVESLGTRLELLTWGEVGKPGLLLAHGNSAHAEWWSFIAPLLATDYRVASMSLAGMGASDWRDTYAFDDFAEDAEACARAAGLYEGGRKPVYIGHSFGGSQVFFAAAKHPERMHAAILVDVGFGGPPPDSPEGKRMLEAQRQQVRNIPTADRASRVYPTIEAALARFRFMPPQVAGNLFVADFIARRSLKRAPLEDGSGEGWTWRFDPNMWNKLDRSAMMGMTTEGKPKVAVPMAHIYGERSMVMSRRAEGQSSPLPDDIVEIAIPDSAHHIMVDQPLALVAALRAMLAVWPA from the coding sequence ATGGCTTTGGATCCGGCGATCAAGGAAGGCGCGCCCGTCGGCTACGACGACCGTCCGATCCACTCCGAGCCCGGCGCCCTGCCGCCGGAGGTCCAGGCGCCGCTCGCGCCCTTCCGCGGTCAGGAGCCCGACGCGCCGACGTGGTTCCGGGACGCCATCGCCCAGGAACCCGAGCGAACCTTCGTGGAGTCGCTGGGCACCAGGCTGGAACTCCTGACCTGGGGCGAGGTCGGCAAACCCGGCCTGCTGCTGGCGCACGGCAACTCCGCCCACGCCGAGTGGTGGAGCTTCATCGCCCCGCTGCTGGCCACCGACTATCGAGTCGCCTCCATGTCCCTGGCCGGGATGGGCGCTTCCGACTGGCGCGACACCTACGCCTTTGACGACTTCGCCGAGGACGCCGAGGCTTGCGCCCGAGCCGCCGGTCTGTACGAGGGCGGGCGCAAGCCGGTCTATATCGGGCATTCCTTCGGCGGCTCTCAGGTGTTCTTCGCCGCGGCCAAGCATCCCGAGCGGATGCACGCGGCGATTCTGGTGGATGTCGGCTTCGGCGGACCGCCGCCGGACTCGCCCGAGGGCAAGCGGATGCTGGAGGCCCAGCGCCAGCAGGTCCGAAACATCCCCACCGCCGATCGAGCCAGCCGGGTCTATCCCACCATCGAGGCCGCGCTCGCCCGGTTCCGGTTCATGCCGCCCCAGGTGGCCGGGAACCTGTTCGTGGCCGACTTCATCGCCCGCCGCTCCCTGAAGCGGGCTCCGTTGGAGGATGGCTCGGGGGAGGGCTGGACCTGGCGGTTCGACCCCAACATGTGGAACAAGCTGGACCGCAGCGCCATGATGGGCATGACCACCGAGGGCAAGCCCAAGGTCGCCGTGCCCATGGCCCACATCTACGGCGAACGCTCGATGGTGATGTCCCGCCGCGCGGAGGGCCAGTCCAGTCCGCTGCCCGACGACATCGTCGAGATCGCCATCCCCGATTCGGCCCACCACATCATGGTCGACCAGCCCCTGGCCCTGGTGGCCGCCCTGCGCGCCATGCTGGCGGTCTGGCCGGCTTGA
- a CDS encoding aa3-type cytochrome c oxidase subunit IV, producing MASEYHRGEMEIQEQTSTYHLFVMMAKWGSLALAALLIFITLWFCTDTGFIGSFITGLVVSVGGFLVMREHETPEH from the coding sequence ATGGCTTCCGAGTACCACCGCGGCGAGATGGAAATTCAGGAACAGACCTCGACCTACCATCTGTTCGTGATGATGGCGAAGTGGGGCTCCCTGGCCCTGGCCGCCCTGTTGATCTTCATCACGCTCTGGTTCTGCACCGACACCGGCTTCATAGGCAGCTTCATCACCGGCCTGGTGGTCAGCGTCGGCGGCTTCCTGGTGATGCGCGAGCACGAAACGCCCGAGCACTAG
- a CDS encoding Re/Si-specific NAD(P)(+) transhydrogenase subunit alpha, producing MAVIAVTKERRAAETRVAATPETVKKLIASGFSVVVEAGAGTAASFQDADYAAAGATLAKSAKDAIGKADILFKVRAPVDEEVAALKSGAIVVATLNPHQDKDALKALAAKGATAFAMEFVPRITRAQVMDVLSSQANLAGYRAVIEAAEAYGKAIPMMMTAAGTVAAAKVFIMGVGVAGLQAIATARRLGAVVTATDVRPATKEQVESLGAKFLAVEDEEFKNAQTAGGYAKEMSPEYQAKQAELVSSHIAKQDIVITTALIPGRPAPKLVSAEQVATMKPGSILVDLAVEQGGNVVGAKLGEVAVTANGVKILGIPNLPGRVAADASALYARNLMAFAGLFLDKDGAFAPDYEDEILKAALVTQGGAIVHPALTA from the coding sequence ATGGCCGTCATCGCCGTCACCAAGGAACGCCGCGCCGCCGAGACACGCGTGGCCGCCACCCCGGAGACGGTGAAGAAGCTGATCGCGTCAGGGTTCTCGGTGGTGGTCGAGGCGGGCGCCGGGACGGCCGCCTCCTTCCAGGACGCCGACTACGCGGCCGCCGGAGCGACCCTGGCCAAGAGCGCCAAGGACGCCATCGGCAAGGCCGACATCCTGTTCAAGGTCCGTGCGCCGGTCGACGAGGAGGTCGCCGCGCTGAAGTCCGGCGCCATCGTGGTGGCGACGCTCAATCCGCACCAGGACAAGGACGCGCTGAAGGCGCTGGCCGCCAAGGGCGCCACGGCCTTCGCCATGGAGTTCGTGCCGCGGATCACCCGGGCCCAGGTGATGGACGTGCTGTCCTCCCAGGCCAACCTCGCCGGCTACCGCGCGGTGATCGAAGCCGCCGAGGCCTATGGCAAGGCCATCCCGATGATGATGACCGCCGCCGGCACCGTCGCGGCGGCCAAGGTGTTCATCATGGGGGTGGGCGTCGCGGGCCTGCAGGCCATCGCCACGGCGCGGCGGCTGGGCGCGGTGGTCACCGCCACGGACGTTCGGCCCGCCACCAAGGAGCAGGTCGAGAGCCTGGGCGCCAAATTTCTCGCCGTCGAAGACGAAGAGTTCAAGAACGCCCAGACCGCCGGCGGCTACGCCAAGGAGATGAGCCCCGAGTATCAGGCCAAGCAGGCCGAACTCGTGTCGAGCCACATCGCCAAGCAGGACATCGTCATCACTACGGCGCTGATCCCCGGCCGTCCGGCGCCCAAGCTGGTCAGCGCCGAGCAGGTGGCGACCATGAAGCCGGGCTCGATCCTGGTCGATCTGGCCGTCGAGCAGGGCGGCAACGTGGTCGGCGCCAAGCTGGGCGAGGTGGCGGTTACGGCCAACGGGGTGAAGATCCTCGGCATTCCCAACCTGCCCGGCCGCGTGGCCGCCGACGCCTCGGCGCTATACGCCCGCAACCTGATGGCCTTCGCCGGTCTCTTCCTCGACAAGGACGGCGCCTTCGCCCCCGACTACGAGGACGAGATCCTCAAGGCCGCCCTCGTCACCCAGGGCGGGGCGATCGTCCATCCCGCGCTCACCGCCTGA
- a CDS encoding proton-translocating transhydrogenase family protein, giving the protein MEAVDPTVFRLAIFVLAIFVGYYVVWSVTPALHTPLMAVTNAISSVIIVGALLAAAANSPNGGALTGSIMISKGAGAVAAAFAAVNIFGGFLVVRRMLAMYKKKAK; this is encoded by the coding sequence ATGGAAGCTGTCGATCCCACCGTCTTCCGCCTGGCGATCTTCGTCCTGGCGATCTTTGTCGGCTACTACGTCGTGTGGAGCGTGACGCCCGCCCTGCACACGCCGCTGATGGCGGTGACCAACGCCATCTCCTCGGTGATCATTGTCGGCGCCCTGCTGGCGGCTGCGGCCAACAGCCCCAACGGCGGGGCGCTCACCGGCAGCATCATGATTTCCAAGGGGGCCGGCGCCGTGGCCGCGGCCTTCGCCGCAGTGAACATCTTCGGCGGCTTCCTGGTCGTCCGCCGCATGCTGGCCATGTACAAGAAGAAGGCGAAATAG